A single window of Achromobacter xylosoxidans DNA harbors:
- a CDS encoding 2-amino-4-hydroxy-6-hydroxymethyldihydropteridine diphosphokinase, with translation MAAPVRAYIGLGANLGDSAATLRSVLAELAATDGIIAVTASPFYRTAPVDATGPDFVNAVAALDTTLAPLDLLDLLQALELRHGRERPYRNAPRTLDLDLLLHGDAAMAHERLVLPHPRMQLRAFVLRPLRDLAPTLTLAGRGLDAWLGDITDQPIERLD, from the coding sequence ATGGCCGCCCCCGTGCGCGCCTACATCGGGCTGGGCGCCAACCTGGGCGACAGCGCGGCAACGTTGCGCAGCGTGCTGGCCGAGCTGGCCGCCACCGACGGCATCATCGCGGTGACGGCCTCGCCGTTCTACCGCACGGCGCCGGTGGACGCCACCGGCCCGGACTTCGTCAACGCGGTCGCCGCGCTCGACACCACGCTGGCGCCTCTCGACCTGCTGGATCTGCTGCAGGCGCTGGAATTGCGCCATGGCCGTGAGCGGCCCTATCGCAACGCGCCGCGTACCCTCGACCTGGACCTGCTGCTGCATGGCGACGCCGCCATGGCGCATGAGCGCCTAGTCCTGCCTCACCCGCGCATGCAGTTGCGCGCTTTCGTGCTGCGTCCGCTGCGCGACCTGGCGCCGACGCTGACGCTGGCCGGCCGCGGCCTCGACGCCTGGCTCGGCGACATCACCGACCAGCCGATCGAACGGCTGGACTGA
- a CDS encoding sugar kinase, with amino-acid sequence MSAALFIGHTYIDVTVLADEWPTGDEKSVARDYAVSFGGNAVTAAFACGRLGTKPDLICSLAPDWLGHMYTDMAAAHGVTLHGRQVRRSSLSFIMPNHGKRAIVRARDADYLNDFPRLDVSGYRALHLDGHQPDAALHYARACRQAGILTSLDGGGVRENTDELLRHIDVAVCAERMCEQLDLSPHGLLDLLKQRGCRIGAVTLGERGMLWYDETGAVDTLPSLDVPADRIIDTSGAGDVFHGAYVWSYVNRPELAWQEHFTFARAASAHKIQHLGNEAGLPGVDDVERAMLAFAPKA; translated from the coding sequence ATGAGTGCAGCGCTTTTCATCGGGCATACCTACATCGACGTCACCGTGCTGGCCGACGAATGGCCCACCGGCGACGAGAAAAGCGTGGCGCGCGACTACGCCGTGTCGTTCGGCGGCAATGCCGTCACCGCGGCGTTCGCCTGCGGCAGGCTGGGCACGAAGCCCGACCTGATCTGCTCGCTGGCGCCGGACTGGCTCGGCCACATGTACACCGACATGGCGGCCGCGCACGGCGTCACGCTGCACGGGCGCCAGGTGCGGCGCTCGTCGCTGTCGTTCATCATGCCCAACCATGGCAAGCGCGCCATCGTGCGGGCGCGCGATGCCGACTACCTGAACGATTTCCCGCGCCTGGACGTCAGCGGCTACCGCGCGCTGCACCTGGACGGCCACCAGCCCGACGCCGCGCTGCACTATGCGCGCGCCTGCCGCCAGGCCGGCATCCTGACCTCGCTCGATGGCGGCGGCGTGCGCGAGAACACCGACGAACTGCTGCGCCACATCGACGTGGCCGTCTGCGCCGAACGCATGTGCGAGCAGCTGGACCTGTCGCCGCATGGCTTGCTGGACCTGCTGAAACAGCGAGGCTGCCGCATCGGGGCGGTGACGCTGGGCGAGCGCGGCATGCTCTGGTACGACGAAACCGGCGCGGTCGACACGCTGCCGTCGCTGGACGTGCCGGCCGACCGCATCATCGATACCTCCGGCGCAGGCGACGTGTTCCACGGCGCCTATGTCTGGTCGTACGTCAACCGGCCCGAGCTGGCCTGGCAGGAACACTTCACCTTCGCCCGCGCCGCCTCGGCGCACAAGATCCAGCACCTGGGCAACGAGGCCGGACTGCCCGGCGTGGACGACGTCGAACGCGCCATGCTGGCGTTCGCGCCCAAGGCGTGA